The following proteins are encoded in a genomic region of Salvelinus namaycush isolate Seneca unplaced genomic scaffold, SaNama_1.0 Scaffold140, whole genome shotgun sequence:
- the LOC120036630 gene encoding cylicin-2-like: MHGNQGKQMKHVMQRKQGKQVKHVMQGKQGKQVKQGKQRKPGKQRKQGKQRKQGKQRKQGNQRKQGKQRKQGKQKKQGKQRETRESEKAGEAEETREAEKAGEAEGNKGIRESRGSRGNKGSRESRGSRGNKGSRESRGSRGNKGSRESRGSRGNKGSRGSRGNKGSRGSRGQQGSRESRGSRGKQGKQRKQGKQRETREAEEAGEAEETSEAEEAGEAEGNKGSRRSRGSRGNKGIRRSRGSRGKQGNQRKRGKQRKQGKQKKQGKQRETREAEEAEGNKGSRRSRGSRGKQGKQKKQGKQRETREAEKAGEAEGNKGSRESRGSRGKQGKQRKQGKQRETREAEEAGEAEGNKVIRESGGSRGNKGSRRSRGSIGKQGKQRETREAEKAGEAEGNKGSRRSRGSRGNKRSRRSRGSRGKQGKQKKQGKQRKQGNQKKQGKQRETRESEKAGEAEETREAEEAGEAEGNKGSRGSRGKQGKQKKQGKQRETREAEEAGEAEGNKGSRESRGSRGKQGKQRKQGKQRETREAEKAGEAEGNKGSRRSRGSRGKQGNQRKRGKQRKQGKQKKQGKQRETREAEGNKGSRESRGSRGKQGKQRKQGKQRETREAEKAGEAEGNKGSRRSRGSRGKQGNQRKRGKQRKQGKQKKQGKQRETREAEGNKGSRESRGSRGKQGKQRKQGKQRETREAEKAGEAEGNKGSRRSRGSRGKQGKQRKLGKQRRRFNRMVHSLAVSQSPSVCNIK, from the coding sequence ATGCATGGGAATCAGGGTAAGCAGATGAAGCATGTGATGCAAAGGAAGCAGGGGAAGCAGGTGAAGCATGTGATGCAAGGGAAGCAGGGGAAGCAGGTTAAGCAAGGGAAGCAGAGAAAGCCGGGGAAGCAGAGGAAACAAGGGAAGCAGAGAAAGCAGGGGAAGCAGAGGAAACAAGGGAATCAGAGAAAGCAGGGGAAGCAGAGGAAACAAGGGAAGCAGAAGAAGCAGGGGAAGCAGAGGGAAACAAGGGAATCAGAGAAAGCAGGGGAAGCAGAGGAAACAAGGGAAGCAGAGAAAGCAGGGGAAGCAGAGGGAAACAAGGGAATCAGAGAAAGCAGGGGAAGCAGAGGAAACAAGGGAAGCAGAGAAAGCAGGGGAAGCAGAGGAAACAAGGGAAGCAGAGAAAGCAGGGGAAGCAGAGGAAACAAGGGAAGCAGAGAAAGCAGGGGAAGCAGAGGAAACAAGGGAAGCAGAGGAAGCAGAGGAAACAAGGGAAGCAGGGGAAGCAGAGGGCAACAAGGAAGCAGAGAAAGCAGGGGAAGCAGAGGGAAACAAGGGAAGCAGAGAAAGCAGGGGAAGCAGAGGGAAACAAGGGAAGCAGAAGAAGCAGGGGAAGCAGAGGAAACAAGCGAAGCAGAAGAAGCAGGGGAAGCAGAGGGAAACAAGGGAAGCAGAAGAAGCAGGGGAAGCAGAGGAAACAAGGGAATCAGAAGAAGCAGGGGAAGCAGAGGGAAACAAGGGAATCAGAGAAAGCGGGGGAAGCAGAGGAAACAAGGGAAGCAGAAGAAGCAGGGGAAGCAGAGGGAAACAAGGGAAGCAGAGGAAGCAGAGGGAAACAAGGGAAGCAGAAGAAGCAGGGGAAGCAGAGGGAAACAAGGGAAGCAGAAGAAGCAGGGGAAGCAGAGGGAAACAAGGGAAGCAGAGAAAGCAGGGGAAGCAGAGGGAAACAAGGGAAGCAGAGAAAGCAGGGGAAGCAGAGGGAAACAAGGGAAGCAGAGAAAGCAGGGGAAGCAGAGGGAAACAAGGGAAGCAGAAGAAGCAGGGGAAGCAGAGGGAAACAAGGTAATCAGAGAAAGCGGGGGAAGCAGAGGAAACAAGGGAAGCAGAAGAAGCAGGGGAAGCATAGGGAAACAAGGGAAGCAGAGGGAAACAAGGGAAGCAGAGAAAGCAGGGGAAGCAGAGGGAAACAAGGGAAGCAGAAGAAGCAGGGGAAGCAGAGGAAACAAGCGAAGCAGAAGAAGCAGGGGAAGCAGAGGGAAACAAGGGAAGCAGAAGAAGCAGGGGAAGCAGAGGAAACAAGGGAATCAGAAGAAGCAGGGGAAGCAGAGGGAAACAAGGGAATCAGAGAAAGCGGGGGAAGCAGAGGAAACAAGGGAAGCAGAAGAAGCAGGGGAAGCAGAGGGAAACAAGGGAAGCAGAGGAAGCAGAGGGAAACAAGGGAAGCAGAAGAAGCAGGGGAAGCAGAGGGAAACAAGGGAAGCAGAAGAAGCAGGGGAAGCAGAGGGAAACAAGGGAAGCAGAGAAAGCAGGGGAAGCAGAGGGAAACAAGGGAAGCAGAGAAAGCAGGGGAAGCAGAGGGAAACAAGGGAAGCAGAGAAAGCAGGGGAAGCAGAGGGAAACAAGGGAAGCAGAAGAAGCAGGGGAAGCAGAGGGAAACAAGGTAATCAGAGAAAGCGGGGGAAGCAGAGGAAACAAGGGAAGCAGAAGAAGCAGGGGAAGCAGAGGGAAACAAGGGAAGCAGAGGGAAACAAGGGAAGCAGAGAAAGCAGGGGAAGCAGAGGGAAACAAGGGAAGCAGAGAAAGCAGGGGAAGCAGAGGGAAACAAGGGAAGCAGAGAAAGCAGGGGAAGCAGAGGGAAACAAGGGAAGCAGAAGAAGCAGGGGAAGCAGAGGGAAACAAGGTAATCAGAGAAAGCGGGGGAAGCAGAGGAAACAAGGGAAGCAGAAGAAGCAGGGGAAGCAGAGGGAAACAAGGGAAGCAGAGGGAAACAAGGGAAGCAGAGAAAGCAGGGGAAGCAGAGGGAAACAAGGGAAGCAGAGAAAGCAGGGGAAGCAGAGGGAAACAAGGGAAGCAGAGAAAGCAGGGGAAGCAGAGGGAAACAAGGGAAGCAGAAGAAGCAGGGGAAGCAGAGGGAAACAAGGGAAGCAGAGAAAGCTGGGGAAGCAAAGGCGACGTTTTAACCGAATGGTCCATTCCCTTGCTGTTTCtcagtctccctctgtgtgtAACATTAAGTAA